AGTGACAAATTTATAAGTTCTACTGTGAATATATGTCATGCTACACACTATCTAATGTACTCAGTCACTGCCCCGATCTGTTCTGTGATGATCTCTTCATATCGCAGTGCAGCTAAAGCTTTAATGGTATATTGGCAAAAGTTGCAGACCTCCCATTGGGTTTCATCATCCAAGGATAAACTCAAGCTATAGAAATTAGTGTAAAATCAGATCGGAATATAGCTGTTTGTCAAGACCTTGTGTCTCCCAGGCTTGATGCCTTCCTAACCTCCTGCCTGTGCTCCTTCCCTTGTACCGCCTTCTGCACTAGCCACACAGGTATGATCCCCTTTCTGCTGAGATGCATCTCTGCTTTCAGTCTTGCCTCTTTCAGCCTCCACAataagtattttgaaatatttcaggtccattatttccttttctggttggcCCTGGTAGTCAGTATGTGAGAGTTTCTTTAGGCTGTAAGTTCTTCTGAACAGAGAAGagctctctattttttttctgctgctggagtACATCAGCATAGAGCACTAATTGCTCATTAGAAGTGATTTTGAAGCACATCTCTATCATTCCTGCCTGGTGGCTTTGCATGTCCGTGTGGGTGTGGAGAACATGCCAGTTATGACCAGGCAGCCTGTAAACTTCTTCCAGGCATATTCCAGGAGCCAAACTCAACTTCCCTCACTTAAGTGAACAGCCAAAGGTCCATAACCCCCTTCCAGATAATGGAGCATTTGACTAAGAATGATGCTGTTGAtacttgtcttttaaaaagttattgtgctggaaacaatgtaatttgtttttattccaaCCAAAATATTCCGTAGCcaactattaaatattttcctggctGCAATCCTAGGAGCAACTCCGCCTCTTTTTGCTTGAAAATTAGTATTCCTGTTAATGGAGTCAAGGAGAGGTATGCCTCAACGGAAACATCAGCGAATCTCCATCGTCTAAAGAGTTATAAATTCACGTTTGCAAATGTTTcccaaaaggaaacaaataggGGCTTGAGTGCCTGCATTTCCTTGAGGGTGGGATGTTTCATTTGCCTGTTTGGAATAGCAATTCATATTTCATTAAGCCAACTATTGTTGACATCAGGTTGAAGTATGCAGCTCTGGTATGCTCGCAAAACACTACCATTCTTTTAAATTGCAAGCTGGTGGTAAATTTGAGGGCCCACTCACTTACAGCACAGATGGCATTttgtggttttctctttttttttttttttcctgttttagcCTAGTGATAGGAATTAattgtggaaaggaaaaacgATGCTGATAAGCTCTGGGTGGTAATACACAGCTCTGATATAGTATAACCAGCTTATTGAAACAGAGCGTGCTTTCTGTCCCCTTGGACTTCACTGCTTTCACACGACTAAAGATTTCTGGAAGAAGTTCATTTTAAGTCCGTCCTGACTGCTGGATAtcatcccttctttttttcttgctttttttttttttaaattgtgtttctAACAGTCTTgtttcagattaatttcagCTTTAAAGAAATCAAGACTTTATAGAAATAGAAGATGATCTGAAttgcctcccccctccctccttctctaaGACTGAGAAGTGTGCTGGCTCCTGGCTATTGCAATGCATGTGCCATAATGGGACTGTAACTCAAGGAATGAATACTTGTCTCCTGAACAAAGTTGTAGCCTCTGCAGAGGAGGGATTGAGCAGAATTCCTCCTAATCTGCAAAAAGAGATCTTCAGAGCTACAGAAAGCTTAGTCCTGCGTAGACTGCCTGGATAGACTCTTCCTATCTTTCCTGTTCGACATTAATATTCTAGAGAGACGGTCTCTAGAAGAGGAGTGGGAGGTGATGGATGGTCATGAGGTGTTATATTTTTCTTGGATAAACTGAGGAGCTCAGAATTAAATCTGAAGAGGGGGATTGTTATATTGTATGAGCTTCGCTCTCTCATAAATCTAAAAGGGTGAAAGAGCTCTGTTGAAATGTTTCGCACTCCCCACAGTCTTTCTGCAGAGAGGAGGTGTAATGCATATTTACACCAGGATGTGTTTTGGCTTGCAAAGACAGAGGTTTGTGATGGGAAACACTGGCAGCCTTATCTGTGCGTGGGCTCCTTAGCTTTGGGCTGAGGTTCTGAAGCTGGGTACAGTGCTCTGGCTGGGAGCTGCCGTTTGTGTGTTGTGTTCTCTCTGGCACACGCGTTTCCTATGCTACAAAGTTCCCTGTTGCTAGAATAGTGCCCGTTTATCTTTGTTCTTCTATGTTTtgatcttttctgtttcttttcattcttcagaTATGAATCCCCAAATATTGCCTTACGCTGTGGAATTATGCTGAGGGAATGTATTCGGCATGAACCCTTGGCCAAAATCATACTTTTTTCGGAACAGTTCAGAGacttttttaaatatgtggAAATGTCAACATTTGATATAGCTTCTGATGCCTTTGCTACATTCAAGGTAAATTATTCAATACCTGTGTCATAGTGTTGTGTCAAAAATGGCACTCGATCAGTAGTCGTCACTGAATGTTGTGTCTTCAAGCTGGGTGGCTTTTTTTATCATTCAGTAAAGTATATAATTAATCCTTGGTCTGTTTGTAACAGGATTCACAACAGTGATCAAGTCTCTAAAGCATCTTTAATTCAATACAGATTTACATTTCACTGATGTTCTGATCTTGATAACCCAAGGCCTTTTATGCAACCATTTAAAACTCAAATTAATCACGTATTATGTACAGTTCTTATAAAATGCATAACCTTTTTCTCTCCCTACCTTCCCCCAGAGACAAAACCACTATGCATCATGACCACAACCAGTAAATAGAAGGAatcatttaaaattcattttttaaatcctctaATTTTTGCTGACCCTTCTGAGTTTGGCAGTCAAGTTTAGACTAATGCTGTGCCTGCTGATTATGTTACGACTTATTTGTATGCATACTTCTGTGACCCGTGGTTCAGCGTAAGGACCATACTGCTATGAGCTACATGGGTGAAAGCGCTGTGTAGATTCTGTATTAGAGTGTCTGTGTTGTATTAAAAATGAAGTTGGGTGAAGCTTGCCAAATTTCTTGGAGTTTGTATGTGACCATCAGCTTACCTGCAAGGTGCCATTAGAATCTTTGAGCAAAATTCGGTGCCTGTGAGCTTAATGTACAGGGAAGATTagtctatttctgaaaaataattttagaaagctGGGGAAAATTCTTTTCAGGTAAAGACTCTTCTAAATATAGACAtagctccttttttttcctatcactGCGTTCCTTGCTGTCATAGAAACACGCTGTTCATTCTTTCCTCTCAAAGCTAATTAGAAACATGATTAGATAGACCTTAGGAATAACTGTAAGGAATGTTAAGAGTTCAACTCAGTGATTCAATGCATACTGAAACCCAGCCTCAGTTTTTACTAACCTACTGAATGCGGTAAAGATTTGTGTAATGGAGATAACATTGCATTAATCAGTAATGAGTTCAGCAGGATTACCAATTTAAATACCTGTTAATCAATAGTAGCatctttcaattattttaagttGCACTGTCATTGTGTTCATTAGGTAAATGTTATGGAAGTGGAAGTAGCACAGAAATACAGACAAGTAAAAACATGTGCAGGACTGTATAAAAATGCAACTGAGATTTAAATCCTGTCTCTGGCATTTCACCCTATGCTCAGAATAGCGTTTGCCTCTGGTCAGAAAAAGTGCTCCTGGACTCTGTTCCCAGGTTGGCAGAAGGTATTTGCATCTTTTGCCTGGATCCTGCTTTGAGCACGACAGCACAGTGTGTGGTTGGTGATAGACAGTCTTCACACCAACCAGGAGGGAGGATGGGGACAAGGGTCAGTTAAACTGTGGCAAGGACCACAGACTGCTGCAAACCACCACAccacccccccagcctccccccaaaaaagaggGATTGATGTCGTTCATGGATCTACAGCTGTGGAACTTACTTCTGTCCCCTGTGATCTGAGTGTATTTTTagcaagatttaaaaataggatTCTACGTCCTCATGTGCACTGGAAAGAGAGGAGTATGAGGGCAGATCATCCTAAGACATAGGTCAGAAAtcaccttttaaaatgcttgggGGAAATCtataaactgcatttttttaaattgcctcTGATTTTAAATTGACTACTTGATACATGGTAAGTTCTGGAAATAAACCAGCTGTTCACCTTATCTCCTATTTGTCTGCTACTCTGAATAGCTGGAACAGCAAGAAGTGATGTGGAAGCAACTGAACCATGAAATATGGGGCTACCTAATTTCtaatactgtaaaaataagTGCTATGATTGTTTGCTGGATAGATTACTGAACTCatgttttcagttctgtttcccCCGTGTTGGGTTTGTAGTGTTGCCACCAGGGTGTCTGGTTCAGAACTGAAAGCCTTGTATAGTCTGTGCACCAGAGGAGGGCTTAATTCAATGTGCATTAAAGTCTGAGGATATTTATAGTAGGGGAGTATTGGAATTTCTGATGATCTGGAGATGTACTTCTTAATTAAATGCAGCCAGGTGcactgcagagaggaaacagacatgctaaaaatgcaaaggaaagcagcttGTATTTAGAGAGACAGTCAGCTGTGGAGGGTACCAGCAGCAGTTGGAAAGAATGCTGATTGAATACTGCTGCTCCACTCTCTCTTGTGATTTCTCTCATGAAAAACTCGTTTTGGATTATATTCCATTTGTGCCCCCTATTGAAAAATGTTGTACTTGCCTCCTAAGTGCCCTGCATAAAAGCTCGTGAATCCCGTTTGTTGCACTCAGCCTTTTAAACTGCTATCATTGCAGTCCTGCTAAACAAAGGAGTGTATTAAAAGCATGTACTGGATTTTATACCACTCTGCTTTCCTCTTATAACTGatggtaaaaataaattaaaggatTAGTACGTAAaggatttcttttatttgtgatGCTGTAGAGGATGTGTCTGTGCATCTGCTTCAGCAGCTCATCAGCTTCAGTCTCTGGCTGTGGGTAAGGAAACCAAGGAAAAGGTGATGAAAAAGATAGCAACCGattcactgaaaaaataccAAATTGGATGGATTTCATCGGGTGTTTATTGTAATCAGTGTTATGTTTTAAAGAAGGCaataagttaaaaattaaacttaaaTGCCTCAAACTGGCTAGTTCATTTCATAGCTGTTCATCCAGTAGAGACTGGGTTTCTTCTGGAGCTGAACATTTGCATCTCTATCGCTGAGCACCAGCATTCCCATTCTGTGAGAGAGGTTGCCTTAAATTAAATTTGAATTAGTTGGCCTTTTATGATGGGATGCCTCCCACAGAGCTTCAGCTGTCTTAGAAGTCTGCTACTGCTTGTGTCTGTAAGCCCACCTTGAGCGGAAAACCAGCCACAGAAGAAATTCATCCCACCTACCTGAGACCCTTTTCTGGGGATGCAGTGGCTGTGGAGAGAACCTGGACAGCTAGGTTAGATTGGTGCCTAACTTTtaggttttaaataaataaagtccAGTGGTTGAATTGAGTCTTCCTTCTTGTATTCATTGGAGATGAGCAATCGCAGCGGATCAAACTTAGCATAATTTTCCAGCTGTGGGGTAGCACGTAGATCACTTTTGGCTTTGGGACCATAGCTGATCCCTCCATAAAGGGTTAATTTACTTTattcctttcccccaccccagtttGTTGTAAGTACTGTGCACAATGACTTTAAGAACAGGTGGGACTGAGAAGGAATATAAAGAGCAAGTGTTAGAACAGTTTTATACTGATTCTGGGAGCATTCTCTGAATGCTCCTTAAAAGCCtaagaaacacaaaatgcagtattattttcaaattctgtCTATAGAAATCATGTTGTAAATATCTTCTAAAAATATGATGTGgtaaaaaaatgctaaaatacatTTGAGAATCAAGGGACAATCAAATGAGCACGCTCTCTCAGGTAACTTTTCTCTATTCTTCCCCAGGACCTGTTAACGCGACACAAATTGTTGGTAGCAGAATTTCTGGAACAAAATTATGATGCAGTAAGTGTAAATGAtacaacaatttttttaaaaatttgttcaTGCTTAGCTGGAAAAAGTGTGCTTTCAATAGCGGAGGGTTTCATGCTCCACATAAGAGTCATATAGGACTGCAAAACTAAACATTGCTTTTACTAAAGCATAATCCTCACATCGTGTTTGAAATACAGGTACTCCCTCTGCATGCACATGGGGACATGTGCCAAGGTTTCAAGAGCACTCATAGTTTCAAGAAGTTTTGTTCCTCTCCATGTGCATCATATCTCCTCATATGTGAATGGAACTGTGAACTTTGTATGTAAATTgatcatggggaaaaaagcatgcacatttttaaagaattttgtgATATTCCAGCACCAATAGGGCCATATCGGTGTCATATATAATCCTTTGGGACAGAGGAGAAGAGTTACTGGAAGAAGTTTTAGCATTTCTGGAAATTACATGTACCTAACTGGGGGACTGAGGTGTGAGTATTCCTCTTACCATCCTGAGGCAATTAGTCCCTTGGTTTCCTGCCATTCTTCACTTTGATTTTTTGGCTCGGTTTTGAACCAAATGTGTGTCAGAAAAATTCCACTGGAATCAACTAAAATCAGACTGATACGGATTATGTTCTCATGTTACCTGaggtattctttattttgttgCCAAAGTGAAAAGACCAAAGACTATTTCTTTCATTCTAGAGTTACCAAGAGGTTAAATAAACATCAGGCTTATTATTGCTGAGTCACAAATGCAGCTTAACTGGAGCAAAATGAGTGTGTCTGTTAATCTTTTCTCTTAGTACTGAAGCACTGCATTGGAACAGTCCCTGTTCTACctttatttaacatttaaaattttaagtataaATTGTGGAAGcgagcattttttttttatgattctTGGACAGCAGTGTCGGGGTTTTTTGCCTGTTTGGTAGGTGGTGTGAACAGTCTTCTTGACCACAAGATTCCTTTGGCTCAGTCCTGCAAAAGCCAGCACAAGCTTCACTCTTAGTGACCCTCGTTGGGCAAATGGCTTTAATGAGCTGCTCAAGGCAGGTGGCACCTCACAAAAGGAGTTTTTGGCATAGGCCAGTATGGGATGCACCCTCACCCATTTGGGGTATTGCTTTAAATCACAGAGCAAGTCATGACTTGATGACTCAACCTGGCTggagttaaaccatgacaccacgATATGAGTGAGTGGACGTTATGTGCTGGACTTCTGTGTCCTGGCAGCAGATTTGCCCTCTTGTAAGAGAAGGCTGTACAGGCACTGGCTTACTTCTGTCCTAGTTGGCTCACAGTAGCTCCTATTGCATCCAGTCCATATGTGGTATCCCTCTGTGGTATTTGGAAGAGGAGTGTTCCTGGGTATTAATTCACTGTGTGATAACCAGCCAAGAGAAAAGGCCATGAGAGCTGGGCCTGGCATTGTAGTGATGTATTAGAGGGTGGCAtagctgcagcctctgctgcttctctggggTGGGAAggaccaggaggaggaaggatggaCATGAATCAGatgcatttgtgttttcttgttgctttaGATCTTTGAGGATTATGAAAAACTCCTTCATTCTGAGAATTACGTAACAAAGAGACAATCTTTGAAGGTAAAGTTTCTCAGCATTTTCCTCCTAAATTTGAACTCCTTGTAATGCAGAATATCAAGATGCATGTATGGCAGTGGAGCAACCACATACTttctaacaaaaaagaaaaaaatgctggggCATGCTGCTCTTACAATGCAGAAGAGCTCACTGTGACTTTTATTTCCTGGATCTCTGGTGAAGCATTGGGCCGTTTCCATGGCACAAGCACTATCATTTTTCCTCTGACCTCAAATCTGTACTTTGGTTCAGAATGTAGGTTAAAATGAACTTGAGAGTAATGTGATAGTCTCTGTTCATCTGGTGCTGCTTGCTGCCACAGCACCAGGTCTGACGTGACCTGCAGATGGGACCAGATAGGTGTGTTAATGTAATATCTGAATGAAATGAAGGTGTCTTTATGGGACAGCTGCACGACACTTGCTTCTGTCCTAGCTTGCTCACACTAGCTCCTATTACACCCAGCCCATATGTGGAATCCCTCTCTGCAGTATTTAGAAGATGAGCATTACTGGGCATTAAGTAACTCACTGCATGATAACAAGGCtagttacttttttcttttaaaggtagTGACATTGAAACCTCTTAGCAAGCATTAAAATATGTTGCTGCTTTCTTTACATTCAAAAATAATGTGGTTGCCtgaaaaacttgtgggtttttttaattgtctctCTAGCTGCTGGGTGAGTTGATTCTGGACCGGCACAACTTTGCCATCATGACAAAATACATCAGCAAACCAGAAAATCTGAAGCTGATGATGAACTTGCTGCGAGATAAAAGCCCCAACATTCAGTTTGAAGCATTCCACGTGTTCAAGGTGAGCTAGTATGAGCTGTAGAGGTGGCagatttcctcttttcctcatAAAGGTGTCTTTCAAGGTGGGCAAGAGGAAGCCcagaaaatgaaggcaaagGTTGGGGTTAGAGTCACTTCCAGTATTTGAGAATGCCTTAATTGAAAACCTTTCTATCACTCAGCCTCTGATTTCTGTTTGCCTTCCTTCAGGTGAGATCTTTTGGTTTGGGCTGAGGGTAGTCACTCAAGTAGCAATGAGGTGGTTGCTACAG
The Phalacrocorax aristotelis chromosome 1, bGulAri2.1, whole genome shotgun sequence DNA segment above includes these coding regions:
- the CAB39L gene encoding calcium-binding protein 39-like isoform X2; this translates as MKEILCGTTDKEPPTEIVAQLAQELYNSGLLVTLIANLQLIDFEGKKDVSQIFNNILRRQIGTRSPTVEYISAHPHILFMLLKGYESPNIALRCGIMLRECIRHEPLAKIILFSEQFRDFFKYVEMSTFDIASDAFATFKDLLTRHKLLVAEFLEQNYDAIFEDYEKLLHSENYVTKRQSLKLLGELILDRHNFAIMTKYISKPENLKLMMNLLRDKSPNIQFEAFHVFKVFVASPNKTQPIVEILLKNQPKLIEFLSNFQKERTDDEQFTDEKNYLIKQIRDLKKPTA